A section of the Carassius carassius chromosome 17, fCarCar2.1, whole genome shotgun sequence genome encodes:
- the tmem69 gene encoding transmembrane protein 69, translated as MLASRIGRYILRNFGGMQWSGLMQVSRKFACLGQRTTHCSTLFTRGLYGQLHPRPVAGSVLGAQSFHWSAHRLKKRPLEESPSRELDLVRYDMRDLKKAPKPALYLGLSGLIPFVSAPLLMAVTELYLPEVAFAQVAYGASIVSFLGGVRWGFALPAGSPAKPDWLNLANSVVPSLIAWTAMLFCHDITQSAVLVIMGLGIALHYDLSLLPTYPSWFKAMRTILTVVAFFSLIGTIVIKQYYPEKKIFNDR; from the exons ATGTTGGCAAGTAGAATCGGACGTTACATCCTTCGTAACTTTGGG GGAATGCAGTGGAGTGGCCTCATGCAGGTGTCCAGGAAGTTTGCTTGTTTAGGGCAGCGGACCACTCACTGTTCAACACTGTTTACTAGAGGTTTATATGGACAGCTGCACCCAAGACCTGTTGCTGGTTCTGTTCTGGGAGCCCAGTCATTTCACTGGTCTGCACATAGACTGAAGAAACGTCCTCTGGAAGAGAGTCCATCAAGAGAACTCGATTTGGTTCGTTATGACATGAGAGACCTGAAGAAAGCTCCAAAGCCGGCCCTCTATCTCGGATTATCTGGTCTCATACCTTTTGTATCCGCTCCTCTACTTATGGCTGTCACAGAGCTGTATCTTCCTGAAGTTGCATTTGCTCAAGTTGCATACGGAGCATCCATTGTTTCTTTTCTAGGTGGGGTACGCTGGGGTTTCGCCTTGCCTGCCGGCAGCCCAGCAAAACCTGACTGGCTCAATTTAGCCAACAGTGTGGTTCCTTCTCTGATTGCCTGGACAGCCATGCTTTTTTGccatgacatcacacagtctGCTGTGCTTGTGATAATGGGGCTTGGGATAGCATTGCATTATGACCTGTCCCTCCTGCCCACATATCCCAGCTGGTTTAAAGCCATGAGGACCATCCTCACAGTTGTAGCCTTTTTCTCTTTGATAGGCACTATTGTCATTAAGCAGTATTATCCTGAGAAGAAGATTTTCAATGATAGATGA